A genomic segment from Tachysurus fulvidraco isolate hzauxx_2018 chromosome 21, HZAU_PFXX_2.0, whole genome shotgun sequence encodes:
- the hwa gene encoding protein huluwa isoform X1 has protein sequence MSQSETAVPSPELRESLQVSSLTLLVLVLIPCVVLLLLLNCLLLGYKLLQFARGKRARYGSESVLLNSSTSLSTRQRIARFNDDASYGPVRKTKYASVSEPMLAPPITSSLSSSAERRAACGQRCRSEALARPDGATYAGSGSLRVPSTLLGASGSRAWRRSAPMILQSSDSEIECENVAPPNSPEQLVTQIRHGSLPVMMRRSSTVELELVSLDKVHLEGELISSIPQETSCFIASTSTSAAGPGLDSDFGASAGVSLRILSADSDGFPGATWASGLEWDYYDPSYVTQNHVPKHRHHAPPITTKQYWV, from the exons ATGTCTCAGTCGGAAACGGCTGTTCCTTCGCCAGAGCTGCGCGAGAGCCTGCAGGTGTCCAGTCTGACGCTGCTCGTCCTCGTGCTCATTCCCTGTGTAGTTTTACTGCTGCTGTTAAACTGCCTGTTGCTGGGATACAAACTGCTTCAGTTTGCGAGGGGAAAGAGAGCGCGCTACGGATCTGAGAGCGTGCTCTTGAATTCGTCAACGTCGCTGTCCACGCGGCAGAGAATCGCACGTTTTAACGACGACGCATCGTACGGCCCGGTACGGAAAACGAAATACGCGTCCGTATCAGAGCCGATGTTGGCGCCGCCGATCACGTCGTCGCTCAGTTCATCTGCAGAGCGGAGGGCTGCGTGCGGCCAGCGCTGCAGGTCGGAGGCGCTCGCGCGACCGGACGGGGCTACCTATGCGGGTTCGGGGTCGCTCCGCGTGCCAAGCACGTTACTGGGCGCCAGCGGGTCGCGCGCTTGGCGAAGGAGCGCGCCGATGATCTTACAGTCCAGCGACTCGGAAATAGAGTGCGAGAACGTCGCACCTCCAAATTCTCCAGAGCAGCTCGTGACGCAGATCAGG cATGGTTCATTGCCTGTGATGATGCGCAGGAGTAGCACTGTGGAGCTGGAACTGGTCTCCCTCGATAAGGTCCACCTGGAAGGGGAACTTATCAGCAGCATCCCACAGGAGACCTCGTGCTTCATAGCATCCACAAGCACCTCAGCTGCTGGGCCTGGCCTGGACAGTGACTTCGGTGCCAGTGCAG GTGTGTCTTTGCGTATCCTGTCGGCGGACAGCGACGGTTTTCCAGGGGCAACCTGGGCATCTGGTCTTGAATGGGATTATTATGACCCTAGCTACGTCACGCAGAACCACGTTCCCAAACACAGACACCATGCACCGCCCATCACAACCAAACAGTACTGGGTCTAA
- the hwa gene encoding protein huluwa isoform X2 has translation MSQSETAVPSPELRESLQVSSLTLLVLVLIPCVVLLLLLNCLLLGYKLLQFARGKRARYGSESVLLNSSTSLSTRQRIARFNDDASYGPVRKTKYASVSEPMLAPPITSSLSSSAERRAACGQRCRSEALARPDGATYAGSGSLRVPSTLLGASGSRAWRRSAPMILQSSDSEIECENVAPPNSPEQLVTQIRHGSLPVMMRRSSTVELELVSLDKVHLEGELISSIPQETSCFIASTSTSAAGPGLDSDFGASAGVCNEEGVKLYT, from the exons ATGTCTCAGTCGGAAACGGCTGTTCCTTCGCCAGAGCTGCGCGAGAGCCTGCAGGTGTCCAGTCTGACGCTGCTCGTCCTCGTGCTCATTCCCTGTGTAGTTTTACTGCTGCTGTTAAACTGCCTGTTGCTGGGATACAAACTGCTTCAGTTTGCGAGGGGAAAGAGAGCGCGCTACGGATCTGAGAGCGTGCTCTTGAATTCGTCAACGTCGCTGTCCACGCGGCAGAGAATCGCACGTTTTAACGACGACGCATCGTACGGCCCGGTACGGAAAACGAAATACGCGTCCGTATCAGAGCCGATGTTGGCGCCGCCGATCACGTCGTCGCTCAGTTCATCTGCAGAGCGGAGGGCTGCGTGCGGCCAGCGCTGCAGGTCGGAGGCGCTCGCGCGACCGGACGGGGCTACCTATGCGGGTTCGGGGTCGCTCCGCGTGCCAAGCACGTTACTGGGCGCCAGCGGGTCGCGCGCTTGGCGAAGGAGCGCGCCGATGATCTTACAGTCCAGCGACTCGGAAATAGAGTGCGAGAACGTCGCACCTCCAAATTCTCCAGAGCAGCTCGTGACGCAGATCAGG cATGGTTCATTGCCTGTGATGATGCGCAGGAGTAGCACTGTGGAGCTGGAACTGGTCTCCCTCGATAAGGTCCACCTGGAAGGGGAACTTATCAGCAGCATCCCACAGGAGACCTCGTGCTTCATAGCATCCACAAGCACCTCAGCTGCTGGGCCTGGCCTGGACAGTGACTTCGGTGCCAGTGCAG gtgtgtgtaatgAAGAGGGTGTAAAACTGTACACATAA
- the zgc:122979 gene encoding dnaJ homolog subfamily B member 5 yields MVLIWTQFGVKHKNVKCKVRVIHGEESRTSDEAHEDPEIPSPPSSPVCLDHYAVLGVSSDSNEEEIRRAYKRLALRYHPDKNSDADAEEKFKQIAQAYEILTDPEKRSLYDQQGLSKGQMSSAKADPTPSGPKADTHAWRIFFNFEFDSDEDLFNPFLKNPQPHLGRHHSKAGSHPGGATEVHDLYVSLEDILTGVTKRVKVTRLRPTEKNTLQPEERVIDVEVKKGWKEGTKITFPGEGQGVSGHGPNDLTFVVKEKKHSHFKREGSNIVYTATITLREALCGCTISVPTLDGQSKPVPCSDVVKPGSVRKLIGEGLPRAKNSTQRGDLLVEFQVVFPERIPPSSKEIIKHSLGQC; encoded by the exons ATGGTTCTCATCTGGACCCAGTTTGGCGTGAAGCATAAGAACGTCAAATGCAAGGTGCGAGTGATCCACGGCGAGGAAAGCAGGACCTCTGAC GAGGCGCACGAGGACCCTGAAATACCCAGTCCTCCTTCATCACCAGTGTGCTTGGACCACTATGCTGTGTTAGGAGTGTCAAGCGACTCAAACGAGGAGGAGATAAGACGTGCATATAAACGCCTAGCACTTCGCTACCATCCTGACAAAAACTCAGATGCGGATGCAGAGGAGAAGTTCAAACAGATTGCACAAGCCTATGAGATCCTTACAGACCCCGAAAAGCGCAGCCTTTATGACCAACAAG GTTTGTCTAAGGGACAGATGTCTTCTGCAAAAGCAGACCCAACACCCAGTGGCCCCAAGGCCGACACCCATGCCTGGCGCATCTTCTTCAACTTTGAGTTTGACTCAGATGAGGACCTCTTCAACCCATTTCTGAAGAACCCTCAACCCCACCTGGGTCGTCACCACAGCAAGGCGGGGTCCCACCCTGGGGGTGCAACCGAAGTGCATGACCTCTATGTGTCTCTGGAAGACATTCTGACAGGTGTTACAAAGCGTGTGAAAGTCACCCGGCTCCGGCCCACAGAAAAGAACACACTTCAGCCAGAGGAACGTGTGATCGATGTAGAGGTGAagaaaggatggaaggaagggaCAAAGATCACCTTTCCAGGGGAGGGACAAGGAGTGTCAGGCCATGGCCCGAATGACCTCACATTTGTGGTCAAAGAGAAGAAGCATAGCCACTTCAAACGGGAAGGGTCCAACATCGTCTACACAGCCACCATAACGCTTagagag GCATTATGTGGCTGTACTATAAGTGTCCCCACCCTGGATGGACAGTCAAAGCCTGTTCCCTGCAGTGATGTCGTCAAGCCTGGCTCAGTGAGAAAATTAATAGGGGAGGGGCTTCCTCGGGCAAAGAACTCAACCCAGCGCGGTGACCTGTTGGTTGAGTTCCAGGTGGTGTTTCCTGAGCGTATCCCACCATCCAGCAAGGAGATCATCAAACACAGTCTTGGACAGTGTTAA